A single genomic interval of Picosynechococcus sp. PCC 7003 harbors:
- a CDS encoding DUF1517 domain-containing protein has protein sequence MIKRFFYGAIAIVLAFTLIFTPADNAWAARSGGRIGGGSFRSAPSRSFSPGPARRAPVGGGYGYGFGGGFGFPFLLPFFGFGGFSGIFGLFMMLAIAGFLVRTFQNVMGGGMNEGDSLGYSAPSSKISVAKVQVGLLAQARDLQQDLNRLASTADTGTPAGRAKVLQESTLALLRHPEYWVYGASESLEAGVDAAETKFNQLALNERSKFTAETLSNVDNERDVAGKSAGVDLVKSDGTPNEYIMVTIIAGAMGKVELPKVTDSQSLEQAIRQIGALGGDRLLALEVLWTPQAIGDTLSTDDILTYYPDINLV, from the coding sequence ATGATTAAACGGTTTTTTTATGGGGCGATCGCCATTGTCTTGGCCTTTACCCTGATCTTTACCCCGGCGGATAACGCTTGGGCGGCCCGCAGTGGGGGACGCATTGGTGGCGGTTCCTTCCGCAGTGCTCCTAGTCGCAGTTTCTCCCCAGGCCCAGCGCGTCGCGCTCCCGTTGGCGGTGGCTATGGCTACGGATTCGGGGGCGGATTTGGGTTCCCCTTCCTGTTGCCCTTCTTCGGATTCGGTGGTTTTAGCGGCATCTTTGGTCTTTTCATGATGTTGGCGATCGCTGGATTCCTCGTCCGCACCTTCCAGAATGTGATGGGGGGTGGCATGAATGAGGGCGACAGTCTCGGTTACTCTGCCCCTAGTAGCAAAATTTCTGTGGCGAAGGTACAGGTGGGTCTATTGGCCCAAGCCCGGGATCTCCAGCAGGATCTAAACCGCCTCGCGAGCACCGCTGATACCGGAACCCCTGCCGGACGCGCCAAGGTTCTACAGGAATCCACCCTTGCCCTGCTGCGTCACCCAGAATATTGGGTCTATGGCGCGAGCGAATCCCTCGAGGCTGGGGTTGATGCTGCCGAAACCAAGTTTAATCAATTGGCTTTGAACGAACGGAGTAAATTTACCGCCGAAACCCTCAGCAACGTTGACAACGAACGGGATGTGGCAGGGAAGAGCGCCGGTGTTGATTTGGTAAAAAGCGACGGCACACCGAACGAATACATCATGGTGACGATTATCGCTGGGGCCATGGGCAAAGTTGAGTTACCGAAAGTGACTGATTCCCAATCCCTCGAACAGGCAATCCGGCAAATTGGTGCCCTCGGTGGCGATCGCCTTTTGGCCCTCGAAGTTTTATGGACGCCCCAAGCGATTGGTGACACCCTCAGCACCGACGATATTTTGACCTATTACCCCGACATCAATCTCGTTTAA
- a CDS encoding alanine--glyoxylate aminotransferase family protein: protein MEDKHMLMIPGPTPVPEQVLLAMAKHPIGHRSAQFSEIMAEVTAQLKWLFQTKNDVYCLAASGTGAMEAGLINFINAGDKVLVGDNGKFGERWAIVCETYGMDVEKVQAPWGEALDPEVFRAKLEADTAKEIKAVVVTHSETSTGVLNDLETISRYVKAHGALMIVDAVTSLGACNVPTDEWGLDVVASGSQKGFMIPPGLGFVSVSDKAWAAYETAKIPRFYFDLKAAKKNLAKNTTPFTPPVNLIFALQAALGMMQREGLENIFARHQRLTDATRAAVKALGLKTFAPDGNASTAVTAVDPAPLGAEDIRKAMRTNFDIALAGGQDDYKGKIFRIGHLGFVHDRDIITAIAALEATLQGLGHGDFEAGAGVKAAATVFQNA from the coding sequence ATGGAAGACAAACATATGCTGATGATTCCCGGCCCGACCCCTGTGCCGGAGCAGGTTTTGCTAGCAATGGCCAAACACCCTATCGGTCACCGGAGCGCCCAGTTTAGCGAAATCATGGCCGAGGTCACGGCACAACTCAAATGGCTCTTCCAAACCAAAAACGATGTGTATTGCCTCGCCGCCAGCGGTACCGGCGCCATGGAAGCGGGTTTGATCAACTTCATCAATGCGGGCGATAAAGTCCTCGTCGGCGATAACGGCAAGTTTGGTGAACGTTGGGCGATCGTCTGTGAAACCTACGGTATGGACGTCGAAAAGGTGCAAGCCCCCTGGGGTGAAGCCCTCGATCCTGAAGTTTTCCGCGCCAAGCTCGAAGCCGACACTGCCAAAGAAATTAAAGCCGTCGTCGTCACCCACTCAGAAACTTCTACCGGTGTCCTCAACGACCTCGAAACCATCAGCCGCTACGTCAAAGCCCACGGTGCATTAATGATTGTGGATGCCGTTACCAGTTTAGGCGCTTGCAATGTTCCCACTGATGAATGGGGCCTCGATGTGGTCGCCTCTGGTTCCCAGAAAGGCTTTATGATTCCGCCGGGTTTGGGCTTTGTTTCCGTCAGTGATAAAGCTTGGGCTGCCTACGAAACTGCAAAAATTCCCCGCTTCTACTTTGATCTCAAGGCCGCGAAGAAAAATTTAGCGAAAAATACCACCCCCTTTACACCGCCTGTGAATCTAATTTTCGCCCTCCAGGCGGCCCTAGGGATGATGCAACGGGAAGGCTTAGAGAATATTTTTGCTCGCCACCAACGCTTAACCGATGCCACTCGCGCGGCAGTAAAAGCTTTAGGTTTAAAGACTTTCGCCCCCGATGGCAATGCCAGTACAGCGGTGACCGCCGTTGACCCCGCGCCTCTCGGTGCCGAGGATATCCGCAAGGCGATGCGCACAAACTTTGATATCGCCCTCGCTGGCGGCCAGGATGATTACAAAGGGAAAATTTTCCGGATTGGTCACCTAGGCTTTGTCCATGACCGGGATATCATTACGGCGATCGCCGCCCTCGAAGCAACCCTCCAGGGCTTAGGCCACGGTGATTTTGAGGCAGGCGCTGGCGTGAAAGCAGCAGCAACAGTTTTCCAAAACGCTTAA
- a CDS encoding U32 family peptidase, which yields MSTPSVTPVESTILVKTPELLAPAGNWDCAIAAVENGADAIYFGLDQFNARMRSQNFTEADLPELMAYLHRRGVKGYVTLNTLIFTSELAAVEQYLRSMIAAGVDAAIVQDVGLCRLIRQLSPDFPIHGSTQMTVTSAAGVEFAQNLGCNLVVLARECAIKEIEKIQQELGQQNLSMPLEVFVHGALCVAYSGQCLTSESLGGRSANRGECAQACRMPYEMIVDGKPFDLGDRHYLLSPQDLAGLPVLPDLIKAGVVSLKIEGRLKQPEYVASVTQIYRQAIDKAVTNLSAEYEVSERETYQLEMAFSRGLYTGWLDGIDNQSLVHARFGKKRGVYLGEIKQVRDGRDKQVVLRLEAPLKAGDGVVFDYGKPAEREEGGRVYAVETHGKDTLVTFGRRDVDLRRVRVGDRLWKTNDPELDKKLRQTFTGEKIQFQRPITLEIHGEIGGNLTVIARDEQGNIVQVASEISLDAAIKKPLTTERLTEQFGRLGNTPFYLQHLENNLVGEAILPVSELNRMRREMVSQLETLRAQPKRWQLNRSASYQSLLPCLEKSASNSAKIIVLVRNLLQLKAILDTNIQTIYCEFENPINYREAVKLAKETEHQPEIWVAPPRITKPKEQYILNQVLSSQADGYLIRNYDHLKFFKNERITADFSLNISNPITANYFKKTFPLERLTASYDLNIHQLESLLKNTPPHWFEITIHQHMPMFHMEHCVFCAFLSDGTDFTNCGRPCESHEVKLGDRTGIEHVLVADAGCRNTVFNGTAQTGAEYMQHFMNLGVRHFRVEFVHESPQEITKTIALYQQLITGKISGAQLWKTLKLQNQLGVTRGSLE from the coding sequence ATGTCTACTCCCTCCGTTACCCCTGTAGAATCTACCATCTTAGTAAAAACCCCTGAACTGTTGGCTCCGGCGGGAAATTGGGACTGTGCGATCGCCGCCGTGGAGAATGGGGCAGATGCGATTTATTTTGGGCTGGATCAGTTCAATGCAAGGATGCGATCGCAGAATTTTACCGAGGCGGATTTACCGGAGTTGATGGCCTATTTGCATCGGCGCGGCGTGAAGGGTTATGTGACGCTGAATACGTTGATTTTTACCTCGGAATTGGCGGCGGTTGAACAATATTTGCGGTCGATGATTGCGGCGGGGGTCGATGCGGCGATCGTGCAGGATGTGGGTTTGTGTCGCCTGATTCGGCAGTTGTCGCCCGATTTTCCGATCCACGGCTCCACGCAAATGACCGTCACCAGCGCGGCGGGGGTCGAGTTTGCGCAAAATTTGGGCTGTAATTTGGTGGTGTTGGCGCGGGAATGTGCCATCAAGGAAATCGAAAAAATTCAGCAGGAATTGGGTCAGCAAAACCTGTCGATGCCGCTGGAAGTGTTTGTGCATGGGGCGTTGTGCGTCGCCTATTCGGGGCAATGTCTGACCAGTGAATCCCTCGGCGGACGGTCGGCCAATCGCGGGGAATGCGCCCAAGCCTGTCGGATGCCTTACGAGATGATTGTTGATGGCAAACCCTTCGATTTAGGGGACAGACATTATTTATTAAGTCCCCAAGATTTGGCAGGATTACCTGTGTTGCCGGACTTGATCAAAGCGGGAGTAGTTTCTCTCAAAATTGAAGGGCGTTTAAAACAGCCGGAATATGTGGCAAGTGTCACCCAAATTTATCGCCAAGCCATTGATAAAGCAGTCACCAATCTATCAGCAGAATATGAAGTTTCTGAGCGGGAAACATATCAATTAGAAATGGCATTTTCGCGGGGCTTATATACAGGTTGGCTCGATGGCATTGATAATCAAAGTCTGGTTCATGCTCGATTTGGTAAAAAGCGCGGCGTGTATCTAGGCGAAATTAAACAGGTGCGTGATGGTCGGGATAAACAAGTGGTTTTACGCTTAGAAGCGCCCTTAAAAGCGGGGGATGGCGTGGTTTTTGACTATGGAAAACCAGCGGAACGGGAGGAAGGTGGACGAGTCTACGCAGTGGAAACCCACGGGAAAGATACCCTTGTGACCTTTGGACGGCGGGATGTGGATTTGCGGCGGGTGCGGGTTGGCGATCGCCTCTGGAAAACGAATGATCCGGAACTGGATAAAAAATTACGGCAAACCTTTACTGGTGAAAAAATTCAATTTCAACGCCCGATTACTTTAGAAATTCATGGGGAAATTGGCGGAAATTTGACGGTGATCGCCCGTGATGAACAGGGTAATATTGTCCAGGTCGCATCAGAAATCAGCCTCGACGCAGCAATCAAGAAACCCCTAACGACGGAACGTTTAACAGAACAATTTGGGCGCTTAGGAAATACTCCTTTTTACCTCCAGCATTTAGAAAATAACCTGGTTGGTGAGGCCATTCTTCCCGTGAGTGAACTAAATCGAATGCGGCGGGAAATGGTCAGTCAATTAGAAACTTTGCGCGCTCAACCGAAGCGTTGGCAACTGAATCGTAGCGCATCCTATCAAAGTCTTTTACCCTGTTTAGAAAAATCGGCGAGTAACTCAGCAAAAATTATTGTTTTAGTGCGTAATTTGCTGCAACTTAAGGCTATCTTAGATACAAATATCCAGACCATTTATTGTGAGTTTGAAAATCCGATCAACTACCGTGAAGCGGTTAAACTGGCGAAAGAAACAGAACATCAACCAGAAATTTGGGTAGCACCGCCCAGAATCACTAAGCCCAAGGAACAGTACATTCTCAATCAAGTGCTGTCTAGTCAAGCAGATGGCTATTTAATCCGCAATTACGATCACCTCAAATTCTTTAAAAATGAACGGATTACCGCTGATTTTTCTTTAAATATTTCTAATCCAATCACTGCCAATTATTTTAAAAAAACCTTTCCCCTAGAACGTCTTACGGCCTCCTACGATCTGAATATTCATCAGTTAGAATCGCTCCTGAAAAATACACCGCCCCACTGGTTTGAAATTACGATCCACCAACATATGCCGATGTTTCACATGGAGCACTGTGTTTTTTGTGCATTTCTCTCCGATGGCACTGACTTTACAAATTGTGGTCGTCCCTGTGAAAGCCATGAAGTAAAATTAGGCGATCGCACTGGTATCGAGCATGTTTTAGTTGCCGATGCAGGCTGCCGGAATACGGTTTTTAATGGCACCGCCCAGACTGGCGCAGAGTATATGCAGCATTTTATGAATTTGGGAGTGCGGCACTTCCGTGTTGAATTTGTGCACGAATCCCCCCAGGAAATTACAAAGACCATTGCCCTTTATCAACAGCTCATTACGGGAAAAATTTCTGGAGCACAGCTCTGGAAAACCCTCAAGCTCCAAAATCAATTGGGGGTGACCCGTGGTTCGCTAGAATAA
- the miaA gene encoding tRNA (adenosine(37)-N6)-dimethylallyltransferase MiaA — translation MTSPIIVICGATATGKSGLALKVAEKLDTVILSADSRQIYKEFDIGTAKPTPAEQQSIPHYLIDICEPTETLTLAEYQTQTQALIAQFHAEKKPVLLVGGTGLYIKAITKGLKIPRVSPQPELRQQFTDLGQAYSYQLLQQLDPEACQKIHPNDQVRTLRALEVFYVTGKPISHQQGENPPSYPILEIGLDCNPDHLDQRIQQRTQQMVDQGFVTEVEHLGKKYGWDLPLLNTLGYAEFREYVQGQGTLEEAIANTVLHTRQFAKRQRTWFRANPDIHWLDNTASDLLEQALNLITQQ, via the coding sequence ATGACTTCCCCCATCATCGTCATCTGTGGTGCCACCGCGACGGGTAAATCCGGCCTAGCCCTAAAAGTTGCCGAGAAACTAGACACCGTAATTCTCAGTGCTGATTCGCGACAAATTTACAAAGAATTCGACATCGGTACGGCGAAACCAACCCCTGCAGAGCAGCAAAGCATTCCCCATTACCTGATTGATATTTGTGAACCGACGGAAACCCTGACCCTCGCGGAATACCAAACCCAAACCCAAGCACTGATCGCCCAATTTCACGCCGAAAAAAAGCCTGTTTTACTCGTCGGCGGCACTGGCCTTTACATCAAAGCAATCACCAAAGGATTAAAAATTCCCCGGGTTTCGCCCCAACCAGAGCTGCGCCAACAATTTACCGACCTGGGCCAAGCCTATAGCTATCAACTGCTCCAGCAGCTTGACCCAGAAGCTTGCCAAAAAATTCACCCCAATGACCAGGTACGTACCCTCCGCGCCCTGGAGGTGTTCTATGTCACCGGGAAACCGATTAGTCACCAACAGGGAGAAAATCCACCCAGTTATCCCATTCTTGAAATTGGTCTCGATTGCAATCCCGACCACCTCGATCAGCGGATTCAACAACGCACCCAGCAGATGGTTGACCAGGGTTTCGTCACCGAAGTTGAACATCTCGGCAAAAAATACGGTTGGGATTTGCCCCTCCTGAACACCCTCGGTTATGCAGAATTTCGGGAATATGTCCAGGGTCAAGGGACATTAGAGGAGGCGATCGCCAATACCGTTCTCCACACCCGCCAATTTGCCAAACGCCAACGCACCTGGTTCCGCGCTAACCCAGATATCCACTGGCTCGACAACACAGCCTCGGATCTCCTTGAGCAAGCTCTGAATCTCATTACCCAACAATAG
- the cobA gene encoding uroporphyrinogen-III C-methyltransferase has translation MGKVFLLGAGLGTKDYLTVRGWKILQQAEVVIYDALGSQELLDLLPQDCLRLFVGKRGGEKSTPQGEINRYLVEYGQSEKRVVRLKGGDPYIFGRSHPEILALKEAGCDFEVIPGISSALVAPLLAGIPLTHKDLSRGFFVGTAHDLDAFDWSALAHLETLVFLMGGRNLGEICQRLVKAGRSPDFSIAIIQAAGLPEQQVWTGTLQSITKQTATVQKLSPCVIIVGQVVSLREDYMDRAPLGGKTILITRAASQSSEFTELLAETGAKVLEMPALEIREPSTWEPLDQAIATLETFDWLILTSANGVEYFFQRLETLGKDVRALGKLKIAVVGKKTEKFLRQHGLKADYIPPDFIADSLVENFPDSLQNQKILFPRVETGGRKILVQELAQQGAQVIEVPAYESGCPRQIPAAVWQALEAQTIDLVTFASSKTVRNFWQLIQRQGGDLALLKPLKIASIGPQTSQTCLDLFQRVDLEAEVYTLEGLRDAILTNCV, from the coding sequence ATGGGTAAGGTATTTTTGCTGGGAGCCGGTTTAGGGACAAAAGACTATTTGACGGTACGGGGTTGGAAAATCCTCCAACAAGCGGAGGTGGTGATTTATGACGCGCTAGGTTCCCAGGAACTGTTGGATCTACTGCCCCAGGATTGTTTGCGGTTATTTGTCGGCAAGCGGGGTGGAGAAAAGAGTACGCCCCAGGGGGAAATTAATCGGTATCTGGTCGAATATGGGCAGTCGGAGAAACGGGTGGTGCGCCTCAAGGGTGGAGATCCGTATATTTTTGGGCGATCGCACCCGGAGATTCTGGCACTGAAAGAGGCAGGCTGTGATTTTGAGGTGATTCCTGGCATTTCATCGGCTTTGGTGGCACCGTTACTAGCAGGTATTCCCCTCACCCATAAAGACTTGAGTCGCGGCTTTTTTGTGGGGACAGCCCATGATCTAGACGCGTTTGATTGGTCTGCTCTGGCCCATTTGGAAACCCTGGTGTTTTTGATGGGGGGACGCAATTTAGGGGAAATTTGCCAGCGGTTAGTCAAAGCGGGGCGATCGCCTGATTTTTCCATTGCCATTATCCAAGCGGCGGGATTACCAGAGCAGCAGGTCTGGACGGGAACGTTACAGAGCATTACGAAGCAAACGGCGACGGTTCAAAAACTTTCTCCCTGTGTGATCATTGTGGGTCAGGTGGTTAGTCTCCGGGAGGATTACATGGATCGGGCTCCATTGGGTGGCAAAACAATTCTCATTACCCGTGCCGCGTCGCAATCAAGTGAATTTACCGAACTTTTGGCAGAAACCGGCGCAAAGGTCTTGGAAATGCCCGCTTTAGAGATCCGTGAACCCTCCACCTGGGAACCCCTCGACCAGGCGATCGCCACCCTAGAAACCTTTGACTGGCTGATCCTCACCTCGGCCAATGGCGTTGAATATTTTTTCCAGCGACTCGAAACCTTGGGCAAAGATGTGCGGGCCTTAGGTAAGCTCAAAATTGCCGTCGTCGGCAAAAAAACAGAAAAATTCTTGCGCCAGCACGGCCTAAAAGCGGACTATATTCCCCCCGATTTTATTGCGGATTCTTTAGTAGAAAACTTTCCAGATTCTCTGCAAAATCAAAAAATTCTTTTTCCCCGGGTCGAAACAGGAGGGCGAAAAATCCTGGTGCAAGAGCTCGCCCAACAAGGCGCTCAGGTGATTGAAGTGCCTGCCTACGAATCGGGGTGTCCGCGACAAATTCCAGCGGCGGTGTGGCAAGCCCTCGAAGCACAAACCATTGATCTAGTAACCTTTGCGAGCTCTAAAACAGTGCGCAACTTTTGGCAGCTAATCCAGCGGCAGGGGGGAGATTTAGCACTGTTAAAACCGCTGAAAATTGCCTCCATTGGCCCCCAAACTTCCCAGACTTGTTTAGACCTTTTCCAACGGGTTGATCTCGAAGCCGAGGTCTATACCCTAGAAGGTTTACGGGATGCGATTCTAACCAATTGTGTATAA
- a CDS encoding ParA family protein, producing the protein MASQRILAVVNGKGGVGKTTTAVNLAAIFAETQQVLLVDSDPQGSASWWVDRNPDEWQLDVSREHQPDLLQNLRQIKGYDLIVVDTPPALRSQALKTVLRIADYVVLPTPPAPMDLSALIETVQTAINPIEIHHRVLLTKVDSRSLRESIDAQNTLIELGIPVCHAFVRSYKAHEQAVLAGVPMTQMRGKKAKDAETDYRRVADELQRDWI; encoded by the coding sequence GTGGCATCCCAGCGGATTTTAGCAGTTGTGAATGGTAAAGGGGGCGTTGGTAAAACCACTACCGCCGTCAATCTTGCGGCCATTTTTGCAGAAACACAGCAGGTTCTTTTGGTGGATAGTGATCCCCAAGGATCAGCCTCTTGGTGGGTAGACCGTAACCCCGATGAATGGCAGCTAGATGTAAGCAGAGAGCATCAACCAGATTTACTCCAAAACCTCCGACAGATTAAAGGTTATGACCTGATTGTGGTGGATACGCCCCCAGCTTTGCGATCGCAGGCCCTCAAAACCGTACTCCGCATTGCGGATTATGTGGTTTTGCCGACGCCACCGGCCCCAATGGACTTGAGTGCATTAATTGAAACGGTGCAAACGGCCATTAACCCCATTGAGATTCATCACCGGGTACTCCTGACAAAAGTCGATAGTCGCAGTCTCCGGGAGAGCATCGATGCCCAAAATACCTTGATTGAGCTGGGGATTCCGGTGTGTCATGCCTTTGTGCGTAGTTATAAAGCCCACGAGCAAGCTGTTCTCGCCGGCGTTCCCATGACCCAAATGCGTGGTAAAAAGGCTAAGGATGCGGAAACGGATTATCGTCGTGTCGCGGATGAATTGCAACGAGATTGGATTTAA
- a CDS encoding NnrU family protein, with translation MTDLSWFSTSHWIMAGLLLGFAIAHSGLAALRPWGEQKIGSRLYRVLFALVSIPFATCLIIYFFNHRYDGLVLWRVQGVAWVKPTVWWLSAISFFFLYPSTFNLLEIAAVKQPQVHLYEKGIIRITRHPQMVGQLIWCVAHTLWIGSSFTLLTSIGLMAHHIFAVWHGDRRLKSRYGKTFLAVKERTSIIPFLAILQGRQQLKLEEFLKPAYVGVTAFIALLWWGHPWLMVMTAKVPW, from the coding sequence ATGACGGATTTGAGCTGGTTTTCGACAAGTCACTGGATTATGGCGGGTCTTTTGCTTGGTTTTGCGATCGCCCATAGTGGTTTGGCTGCCTTACGTCCTTGGGGCGAACAAAAAATCGGTTCTCGACTGTACCGGGTGCTGTTTGCTTTAGTCAGTATTCCCTTTGCCACCTGTTTAATTATCTATTTTTTCAATCACCGTTATGATGGCCTGGTGTTGTGGCGAGTCCAGGGAGTCGCTTGGGTGAAACCAACGGTGTGGTGGCTGTCGGCGATTTCTTTTTTCTTTTTGTATCCCTCAACCTTTAACTTGCTCGAAATTGCGGCGGTCAAGCAACCCCAGGTGCATCTCTACGAAAAGGGGATCATTCGCATCACCCGTCACCCCCAGATGGTTGGTCAGTTGATTTGGTGCGTGGCCCATACCCTCTGGATTGGAAGCTCTTTTACATTGCTCACCTCCATTGGCTTGATGGCCCACCATATTTTTGCGGTTTGGCATGGCGATCGCCGTTTGAAATCCCGTTATGGCAAGACTTTTCTCGCTGTGAAAGAACGCACCTCGATCATTCCCTTTTTGGCGATTCTCCAGGGGCGTCAACAGCTCAAGCTAGAAGAATTCCTCAAACCTGCCTATGTCGGTGTTACAGCGTTCATTGCCCTGCTCTGGTGGGGACATCCCTGGTTGATGGTAATGACGGCGAAAGTGCCCTGGTAG
- a CDS encoding ATP-dependent Clp protease proteolytic subunit — translation MNSPIQAVQAPYRGGGSTYRTPPPDLPSLLLKERIVYLGLPLVSPDEYKDQIGVDVTELIIAQLLFLQFDDPDKPIYMYINSTGTSWYGGDSIGFETEAFAICDTLNYITPPVHTICLGQAMGTAAMILAAGTKGCRASLPHSTIILHQARQGAQGQASDIQIRAKEVIENKRTILQMMSKYTGQPLEKLEKDTDRMFYMTPQQALEYGIIDKVLESSKDLPSPVPAL, via the coding sequence ATGAACTCACCGATTCAGGCTGTACAAGCACCCTACAGAGGTGGCGGCTCCACCTACAGGACGCCACCGCCAGATCTCCCTTCCCTGCTTTTAAAAGAGCGGATCGTTTACCTCGGTCTGCCCCTCGTTTCCCCCGATGAGTATAAAGATCAAATTGGCGTAGATGTCACCGAACTGATCATTGCCCAACTGCTATTTTTGCAGTTCGATGATCCCGATAAACCCATTTACATGTACATCAACTCCACCGGCACCTCTTGGTACGGTGGCGACTCCATTGGGTTTGAAACAGAAGCCTTCGCCATCTGCGATACCCTCAACTACATCACGCCGCCGGTGCATACCATTTGCCTCGGTCAAGCAATGGGGACAGCGGCCATGATTCTTGCTGCTGGCACCAAGGGCTGCCGCGCGAGCCTGCCCCACTCGACGATTATTCTCCACCAAGCGCGCCAAGGGGCCCAGGGCCAAGCCTCCGATATTCAAATTCGGGCGAAGGAAGTGATCGAAAACAAACGGACAATCCTGCAAATGATGTCCAAATACACAGGTCAGCCCCTCGAAAAACTCGAAAAGGACACTGACCGGATGTTTTACATGACACCCCAGCAGGCTCTCGAATACGGCATTATCGATAAAGTGCTCGAAAGTTCGAAGGATTTGCCGTCCCCCGTACCGGCGCTGTAG
- a CDS encoding methyltransferase, with the protein MNSFSKNEEPKILAHYDFSAFSTIVDVGGGYGELLGSILAKYPQLQGILFDEDYVVDNAAPTLNRHGVGDRCQRIGGSFFRTVPAGGDAYLLKHIIHDWGDEPAIAILKNCRAVLPDDGKILICEAVVPEGNEPSGAKMLDINMLVMCPGGKERTAMEFETLLAAADLKLTRIVRTAEEICVIEACKA; encoded by the coding sequence ATGAACAGCTTCTCCAAAAATGAAGAGCCAAAAATTTTGGCCCATTATGATTTTTCTGCCTTCTCAACCATCGTTGATGTGGGTGGGGGCTACGGGGAGTTGCTCGGCAGCATTTTGGCCAAATACCCCCAGTTGCAGGGCATTTTGTTCGATGAAGATTATGTGGTGGACAATGCCGCACCGACGTTAAACCGCCACGGAGTCGGCGATCGCTGTCAACGGATTGGCGGCAGTTTCTTTCGAACGGTTCCGGCTGGGGGCGATGCCTATTTACTCAAACATATTATTCACGATTGGGGCGATGAGCCGGCGATCGCCATTTTGAAAAATTGTCGAGCAGTGCTACCAGATGACGGCAAAATCTTGATCTGTGAAGCGGTGGTACCAGAGGGTAATGAACCCAGCGGTGCAAAGATGCTCGACATCAATATGCTGGTGATGTGCCCCGGTGGCAAAGAGCGCACTGCGATGGAATTTGAAACCCTGTTGGCGGCGGCGGACTTAAAACTGACGCGCATTGTCAGAACCGCCGAGGAAATTTGTGTCATTGAAGCCTGCAAAGCCTAG
- a CDS encoding ATP-dependent Clp protease proteolytic subunit, with product MPIGVPKVPYQMPGQPYSDWINIYDRLYRERIIFLGRGVNDALANQIIAIMLYLDSEDPGKPIYLYINSPGGSVTAGLAIYDTMKHIKSEVVTICVGLAASMGAFLLSAGTKGKRLALPHSRIMIHQPLGGIQGRRQATDIDIEAKEIIRIKHQLNELMAAHTGQSIEKIEKDTDRDYFMSAQEALEYGLIDKVIEERP from the coding sequence ATGCCCATCGGTGTACCCAAAGTTCCCTATCAAATGCCCGGTCAGCCCTATTCTGACTGGATCAATATCTATGACCGTTTGTACCGTGAACGGATCATTTTCCTCGGTCGGGGTGTCAATGATGCTTTGGCAAACCAGATTATTGCCATCATGCTTTACCTCGATTCTGAAGATCCTGGCAAGCCGATCTATCTCTACATCAACTCCCCTGGTGGTTCAGTGACAGCGGGTCTTGCGATTTACGACACGATGAAACACATCAAGTCGGAAGTGGTAACCATTTGTGTGGGTTTAGCGGCATCTATGGGGGCGTTTTTGCTGTCTGCGGGCACCAAAGGTAAACGTCTGGCCCTGCCCCACTCCCGGATTATGATTCACCAACCCCTCGGTGGGATCCAAGGCCGTCGTCAAGCGACAGATATTGACATTGAAGCCAAGGAAATTATCCGCATTAAGCATCAACTCAATGAATTGATGGCCGCCCATACGGGTCAATCCATCGAAAAAATCGAGAAGGATACGGATCGGGATTACTTTATGTCAGCCCAGGAAGCGTTGGAATATGGCCTGATTGATAAGGTAATTGAAGAACGCCCTTAA
- a CDS encoding co-chaperone YbbN, translating into MVLSITEADFTQTVLEANQPVLVNFWAPWCGLCHLLHPFLVKLQKEWEGQFLLVDVNADDNLKLANTYRLKTLPTLILFNDGTIVERIDKFQNRDRLNAQLEQLLQGVVIP; encoded by the coding sequence ATGGTTCTATCAATCACCGAAGCGGATTTTACCCAGACTGTTTTAGAAGCAAATCAACCTGTTTTGGTGAACTTTTGGGCACCCTGGTGTGGTTTGTGTCATTTGCTCCATCCCTTTTTGGTGAAGTTGCAAAAGGAATGGGAAGGACAATTTCTCTTGGTCGATGTTAATGCCGACGATAACCTGAAGCTCGCCAATACCTATCGCCTCAAAACCTTACCGACTTTAATTTTGTTCAACGATGGCACGATCGTCGAGCGCATCGATAAATTCCAAAACCGCGATCGCCTCAATGCCCAACTCGAACAACTCCTCCAGGGCGTGGTGATCCCCTAA